The Bacteroidota bacterium genome window below encodes:
- a CDS encoding heme-binding domain-containing protein yields MIKPLYKKIFRATAIILGIVFIALQFVPSSFSRVNPPVTGEPTWDSPETRATFFKACADCHSNETRFPWYSRIAPVSWLLEKDIQQGRKHFNISEWDKSERGGDDAVEEVQKGAMPIGPYLLMHPETNFNVTEKRAFVEGLKKTFNGDSIDNENEENE; encoded by the coding sequence ATGATTAAGCCACTCTATAAAAAAATCTTCCGTGCAACGGCAATCATTCTTGGCATTGTATTTATTGCCTTGCAATTCGTTCCTTCCTCGTTTTCCAGAGTGAATCCTCCGGTCACCGGTGAACCAACATGGGACTCACCTGAAACACGCGCAACATTCTTTAAAGCATGTGCGGACTGCCACAGCAATGAGACGCGATTTCCTTGGTACAGTCGCATCGCCCCAGTTTCATGGCTTTTAGAAAAAGATATTCAACAAGGAAGAAAGCATTTCAATATTTCTGAGTGGGACAAGTCCGAACGGGGAGGCGACGATGCAGTTGAAGAGGTGCAAAAAGGAGCAATGCCGATAGGACCGTATCTGTTGATGCATCCGGAAACTAATTTCAACGTGACCGAAAAAAGAGCGTTTGTAGAAGGACTCAAAAAAACATTCAACGGAGATTCAATTGATAACGAAAATGAAGAAAACGAGTGA
- a CDS encoding M64 family metallopeptidase — translation MKILQIPPKLTFLFLVISIILFSPNPLFSQSFQQYFLDKTMRVDYHHTGTKGTEIFALDKIYDEGIWSGSKTQLLDNLNYGEYMLRVYDAQSGAMIYSHGFSSMFNEWHSTDEALSGIMKTFHETQRIPFPKNKIQLTISRRDKQMIFHELFSTVIDPNNSSVVNIQKRTAQFKNAKIVDNGPSDKKVDLLILGDGYAKVDMQKFRDDAKHYSDVLLGTSPFKERKKDFNIWIIEVESKESGIDKPAKNEWKENALGSTYDTFGSARYVLTEENRTLRDIAGQVPYDAIAILVNDNRYGGGGIYNLYTTCYSQSDVKGMEWQMDYVFVHELGHSFAGLGDEYYTSSVSYNDFYQAGVEPWEPNLTASTNKEAIKWRSFVNASTAVPTSWRKVEYDSIEALRGKLDRLAADYYQKREPLYNAEQLILKDAAFKNIVGGFEGAGYVSKGIYRPSLDCRMFSLSLIGFDPVCSAAIDKVIDSYVK, via the coding sequence ATGAAAATTTTACAAATACCACCAAAACTAACGTTTTTGTTTCTCGTAATCAGCATAATATTGTTTTCACCAAATCCATTATTTTCCCAATCGTTTCAACAATACTTTCTGGATAAGACGATGCGGGTGGATTATCACCATACCGGCACAAAGGGAACAGAGATTTTTGCCTTGGACAAAATTTATGACGAAGGAATCTGGTCCGGAAGCAAAACACAACTGTTGGACAATCTAAATTACGGCGAATACATGCTCCGCGTGTATGATGCGCAAAGCGGTGCAATGATCTATTCCCACGGATTCTCTTCGATGTTTAACGAATGGCATTCTACGGACGAAGCACTTTCCGGAATAATGAAAACATTCCATGAGACGCAACGAATTCCCTTTCCAAAAAATAAAATTCAACTGACCATCTCACGCCGCGATAAGCAAATGATCTTTCACGAACTCTTCTCCACGGTGATCGATCCGAATAATTCATCCGTAGTGAATATTCAAAAACGAACAGCCCAATTTAAGAATGCAAAGATAGTTGATAACGGACCATCGGATAAGAAAGTTGATCTGCTCATTCTCGGCGACGGCTATGCAAAAGTAGACATGCAGAAATTTCGCGACGATGCGAAACATTATTCCGATGTGCTGCTTGGGACTTCACCATTCAAAGAACGAAAAAAAGATTTTAACATCTGGATCATCGAAGTAGAATCCAAAGAGAGCGGCATCGACAAACCGGCAAAGAATGAATGGAAAGAGAATGCCCTCGGCTCCACGTACGATACATTCGGCAGCGCGCGGTACGTGTTAACGGAAGAAAACAGAACGCTTCGTGATATTGCCGGACAAGTTCCGTATGATGCAATCGCCATTCTTGTGAATGACAATCGTTACGGCGGCGGCGGAATCTATAATCTCTATACTACCTGTTATTCACAATCCGATGTGAAAGGAATGGAATGGCAGATGGATTATGTGTTCGTGCACGAATTAGGACATTCGTTTGCCGGACTTGGCGATGAATATTACACCTCGTCTGTTTCCTATAATGATTTTTATCAGGCAGGTGTTGAACCGTGGGAACCGAATTTGACTGCATCCACAAACAAGGAAGCGATCAAATGGAGATCGTTCGTCAATGCATCCACCGCTGTTCCGACATCGTGGAGAAAAGTGGAGTATGATTCCATTGAAGCGCTCCGTGGAAAACTTGATCGTCTTGCAGCTGATTATTATCAGAAAAGAGAACCGCTCTATAATGCAGAACAGCTGATCTTAAAAGATGCTGCCTTCAAAAATATTGTCGGCGGATTTGAAGGGGCTGGATATGTTTCCAAAGGGATCTACCGTCCATCGCTTGATTGCCGAATGTTTTCACTCAGCTTGATTGGTTTCGATCCGGTCTGTTCCGCTGCAATTGATAAGGTGATTGATTCGTACGTTAAATAA
- a CDS encoding PP2C family protein-serine/threonine phosphatase, whose amino-acid sequence MAQFPHNGWKTMNIKDHHQFAVAVFFLFAAIGPLTLLMESTIIQASWIRLIVMTILCGLFSWSIVMSFNKPLRLISAVIVYVAIILSMSFIDPVFLQPDVDTVDVKAGTPFQLSKEQLSDIETKRTLFGVVAVFCISIGYALFVRALAKEHKRRAEIEAEVKLAQTIHESLLPKSPLTTSWCDIAGTSVPATQIGGDFYDIIKISDSKILVVIADASGHGTGAGILSAMTKSGIIQELRHTHSPAELLKNVNTTIHSVTKKNMFVTCALALFDHETKLVSMVTAGHPPILHYDLLNDTIEEYRMHNLALGISPAVVFESKSIPFRTNDIFCFITDGLTETSNAKNQQFGMDRVKSLIRNTPDRSAEAINSAMIASVQQFSDGRELSDDITTVISRIQ is encoded by the coding sequence ATGGCACAATTTCCGCACAATGGTTGGAAAACAATGAATATAAAAGATCATCATCAATTTGCGGTGGCGGTCTTTTTTCTTTTTGCAGCAATCGGTCCGTTGACATTATTGATGGAGTCAACAATCATCCAAGCGTCATGGATCCGGTTGATCGTTATGACAATTCTTTGTGGATTATTTTCCTGGTCCATCGTCATGTCGTTCAATAAACCACTCCGATTAATATCGGCGGTAATTGTGTATGTCGCGATTATCCTTTCGATGTCCTTTATCGATCCGGTGTTTTTGCAGCCTGATGTGGATACAGTCGACGTAAAAGCCGGAACACCATTTCAATTATCAAAAGAACAGTTATCGGATATTGAAACGAAGCGAACGCTCTTTGGTGTTGTGGCGGTGTTCTGCATCTCCATCGGTTATGCGTTGTTTGTCCGCGCGTTAGCCAAAGAACATAAACGCCGCGCTGAGATTGAAGCGGAAGTAAAACTGGCACAAACAATTCATGAATCGCTCTTACCAAAATCTCCATTGACAACTTCGTGGTGTGATATTGCCGGAACAAGTGTCCCCGCAACGCAAATCGGCGGAGATTTTTACGATATCATCAAAATCTCCGACTCTAAAATTTTGGTGGTGATTGCCGATGCATCCGGTCATGGAACGGGAGCGGGAATTCTTTCCGCCATGACTAAGAGCGGCATTATTCAAGAACTACGGCACACACATTCACCGGCGGAACTGTTAAAGAATGTGAATACAACAATTCACAGCGTAACGAAAAAGAATATGTTTGTTACCTGCGCATTGGCGCTGTTCGACCATGAGACAAAACTGGTCTCCATGGTGACCGCAGGCCATCCCCCCATTTTGCACTATGATCTTTTAAACGATACCATTGAGGAATACCGGATGCATAATCTTGCACTCGGTATCAGTCCTGCCGTCGTCTTTGAATCCAAATCGATTCCCTTCAGGACAAATGATATATTTTGCTTTATCACCGATGGATTGACGGAAACTTCCAATGCAAAAAATCAACAATTTGGCATGGATCGGGTGAAATCTTTGATCCGAAACACCCCCGATCGATCAGCCGAGGCAATAAATTCAGCCATGATTGCATCCGTACAACAATTCTCCGACGGCAGAGAATTGAGCGACGACATTACCACAGTGATATCGCGGATACAATAA
- a CDS encoding DUF2085 domain-containing protein yields MTIKTVDILFRRSIFVLYFLIFSLAWLAPVTQHVNGYPAGENLYSLFSPVCHQYPTRSFWIFDRPWALCARCSSAYLGLALASFIPFAAFSYARRALFGIGLIILVAIDPLLQLFGFYESTNLLRFITGLIGGFGAFLLIYPIPFKQKERHL; encoded by the coding sequence ATGACAATAAAAACAGTTGATATACTCTTTCGGAGATCAATTTTTGTTCTCTACTTTTTAATCTTTTCGCTGGCGTGGCTGGCTCCAGTGACACAACATGTGAACGGTTATCCTGCCGGTGAAAATCTCTATTCATTATTTTCACCTGTGTGTCATCAATATCCAACCAGATCATTTTGGATTTTTGACAGACCGTGGGCATTATGCGCGCGGTGTTCTTCTGCTTATTTAGGATTAGCGCTCGCGTCATTTATTCCCTTCGCTGCGTTTTCTTATGCGCGAAGAGCGCTCTTCGGCATTGGCTTGATTATACTTGTCGCCATTGATCCCCTTCTTCAACTTTTTGGTTTTTATGAAAGCACCAATCTTCTTCGATTCATTACCGGCTTGATTGGCGGTTTCGGCGCCTTCTTGCTTATCTACCCAATCCCATTTAAACAAAAGGAGCGTCATCTATGA
- a CDS encoding prolyl oligopeptidase family serine peptidase encodes MKKLGLLLLLPLLLFSQERKQFGNIVTEDIPTIPDRIVEKMNQYQSVRGASFTDWSPDGKGMLISTRFGETNQYHFVEMPGGARKQITFFREPVGNGAFYPGKNKKMFLFTKDVGGGEFFQLYSFDMNTGSYEMLTDGKSRNGGGLWNNSGKQFVFTSTKRNGKDNDIYIAGLNDPKNASLLMEVNGSWGVQDWSADDTKMLVGQYISVTESYLYSVDAATGAKTQINPGQKIAYGGAKFSQDGKGIYYTSDEFGEYQQLIYLDLASGKKLVISRNVSWDVSDFEVSKTGKYLAYEMNQGGISTLTVLDGKTRKEIVTEKPPVGIFGSWDFNDTDTHLALTINTSQTPGDVYVLDLKTKKFTRWTYSEVGGLNTDNFVIPKLIEYKTFDGKMIPALYYAPKKLDKPTATVIVIHGGPEGQSQPNFSSLSQYWVNELGIAVIFPNVRGSTGYGKTYVSLDNGFQREHSVKDIGALLDWIETQPELDKNRIAVYGGSYGGYMVLSSMFNYNDRLKCGIDVVGISNFVTFLESTQEYRRDLRRVEYGDERDTTMRKHLMAISPTTNAYKITKPLFVAQGKNDPRVPYTEAEQIVSTVRKNGKPVWYMMALDEGHGFQKKLNRDYFNNAMTLFWEEYLLK; translated from the coding sequence ATGAAAAAACTGGGTCTGTTATTGCTGTTGCCGTTGTTGTTGTTTTCGCAGGAGCGAAAACAGTTTGGGAATATCGTCACCGAAGATATTCCGACGATTCCTGATCGTATTGTCGAAAAAATGAATCAGTATCAAAGTGTCCGGGGCGCTTCGTTTACCGATTGGTCTCCGGACGGAAAAGGGATGTTGATTTCGACACGGTTTGGTGAAACGAATCAATACCATTTTGTGGAGATGCCCGGCGGCGCCAGAAAGCAGATTACATTTTTTCGGGAGCCCGTCGGAAATGGAGCGTTTTATCCCGGTAAAAATAAAAAAATGTTTCTCTTCACCAAAGATGTTGGAGGGGGAGAATTCTTTCAATTGTATTCTTTTGATATGAACACCGGCTCATACGAAATGTTAACGGATGGAAAATCGCGCAACGGCGGCGGTTTGTGGAACAATAGCGGAAAACAGTTTGTCTTTACGAGCACAAAACGGAACGGAAAAGACAATGACATTTACATTGCCGGACTGAATGATCCAAAAAATGCATCGTTGCTGATGGAAGTTAATGGCTCGTGGGGTGTGCAGGATTGGTCTGCTGATGATACAAAGATGCTTGTGGGACAATATATTTCGGTGACGGAATCGTATCTCTATTCTGTTGATGCTGCAACAGGAGCAAAGACACAGATCAATCCGGGACAAAAAATTGCGTACGGCGGAGCAAAATTTTCTCAAGATGGTAAAGGAATCTATTACACCTCGGATGAATTTGGTGAGTATCAACAATTGATTTATCTCGATCTTGCATCGGGGAAAAAATTGGTTATTTCCAGGAATGTTTCGTGGGACGTTTCAGATTTTGAAGTGTCCAAGACAGGAAAATATCTGGCCTATGAAATGAATCAGGGAGGAATAAGTACGCTGACAGTTCTTGATGGAAAAACACGGAAAGAAATTGTTACCGAAAAACCGCCGGTTGGAATATTTGGAAGCTGGGATTTTAACGACACTGATACACACCTTGCGCTTACCATCAATACCTCTCAAACGCCGGGAGATGTGTATGTGCTGGATTTGAAAACAAAAAAATTTACACGGTGGACCTATAGCGAAGTTGGCGGACTGAATACGGATAATTTCGTTATTCCTAAATTGATCGAGTATAAAACGTTTGATGGAAAAATGATTCCTGCATTGTATTATGCTCCCAAAAAATTGGACAAACCAACTGCCACAGTTATTGTTATTCATGGCGGACCGGAAGGCCAATCCCAGCCGAACTTTTCATCACTCTCGCAATATTGGGTGAACGAATTAGGTATTGCTGTGATATTTCCGAATGTCCGCGGATCTACCGGATATGGTAAAACATATGTCTCGCTGGATAATGGATTTCAGCGGGAACATTCCGTAAAAGATATTGGCGCGTTGCTTGATTGGATCGAGACGCAGCCGGAATTAGATAAGAATAGAATCGCAGTGTATGGTGGATCGTACGGTGGATATATGGTGTTGTCATCCATGTTCAACTACAATGACCGATTGAAATGCGGTATTGATGTTGTTGGCATCAGCAACTTTGTCACGTTTCTCGAAAGTACGCAGGAATATCGACGCGATCTTCGCAGAGTGGAATATGGCGATGAGAGAGATACCACAATGCGCAAACATTTGATGGCCATCTCACCAACGACAAATGCGTATAAGATCACCAAACCGTTGTTTGTCGCACAAGGAAAGAACGATCCGCGTGTACCATATACCGAAGCAGAACAGATTGTCTCAACAGTGCGGAAAAATGGTAAGCCTGTTTGGTATATGATGGCGCTGGACGAAGGGCATGGATTTCAGAAAAAACTGAACCGTGATTATTTTAACAACGCAATGACTTTATTCTGGGAAGAATATTTGTTGAAATAG
- a CDS encoding response regulator → MQNKILSPSEHTQEAEEDIISLSGIAVKPLVLAADDNETILKFIKRLVESNGFECITTNSPTTAVRIAEEKHPSVILCDINFGIGKLNAMDVFSEIRSKNADVPFVIVTAILQQESREKAEKIGITEYIIKPIDPEQMIATLRKLVNRKSIIH, encoded by the coding sequence ATGCAAAACAAAATACTATCACCATCCGAACATACGCAAGAAGCAGAAGAAGATATAATTTCTCTCAGCGGCATTGCAGTCAAACCATTGGTGCTGGCAGCCGATGATAATGAAACAATTCTGAAATTTATTAAACGGCTTGTTGAGTCCAATGGATTCGAATGTATCACGACCAATTCTCCAACAACTGCAGTACGAATCGCAGAGGAAAAACATCCGTCAGTCATTCTTTGCGATATCAACTTCGGTATTGGTAAGTTGAACGCTATGGATGTGTTTAGCGAAATCCGCAGCAAGAATGCCGACGTACCGTTCGTTATTGTCACGGCTATTTTGCAGCAGGAGAGCAGAGAAAAAGCCGAAAAAATCGGCATCACCGAATACATCATCAAACCGATCGATCCGGAGCAAATGATTGCGACGTTGCGAAAACTTGTCAACCGCAAATCGATTATTCATTAA
- a CDS encoding response regulator, with protein sequence MREELISLLEEAFEAGIITSTMQSQIDAIKKNMNLSDADYQQIEDQIRLDAYVKKIKEREKKGITFMGDLRKQYKITEDDKLLVQERLKTVAKKAPVSKQPELAKQTPPKQNPPSQPEVTKKTESVKQREQTPAAEPVKKSESPKKQETPKKAEPPKYDDGARPLVLVADDNETQLFLTKSIIEENNYVCVTADSPEIAVRIISEKLPALVICDVNFGIGRPTGLDVFTNIRTKNIQVPFIIMSAFIQKEFKDHAKRIGITEYITKPADPAQLMAVIKKYLPQ encoded by the coding sequence ATGCGTGAAGAATTAATATCATTATTAGAAGAAGCGTTCGAAGCCGGCATCATTACCAGTACGATGCAATCCCAGATCGATGCAATTAAAAAGAACATGAATCTTAGCGATGCGGACTATCAACAAATTGAAGATCAAATCCGCTTAGATGCCTATGTGAAAAAAATAAAGGAGCGCGAGAAAAAAGGGATCACGTTTATGGGAGATCTTCGAAAACAATATAAGATCACCGAAGATGATAAGCTCTTGGTCCAAGAACGACTCAAAACTGTTGCAAAGAAAGCACCAGTATCCAAACAACCTGAGCTGGCAAAACAAACGCCGCCAAAACAGAATCCTCCTTCGCAGCCTGAGGTCACAAAAAAAACGGAGTCTGTAAAACAGCGTGAGCAAACGCCGGCAGCAGAGCCGGTAAAAAAATCGGAATCGCCAAAGAAGCAAGAGACACCCAAAAAAGCAGAACCTCCGAAGTACGATGACGGTGCCAGACCACTTGTATTGGTAGCCGATGATAATGAGACACAATTGTTTCTGACAAAAAGTATCATTGAAGAGAATAACTATGTCTGTGTGACGGCTGATTCTCCCGAAATTGCCGTGCGAATCATTTCCGAAAAACTGCCTGCGCTTGTCATCTGCGATGTCAATTTCGGTATTGGCCGACCGACAGGATTGGATGTCTTTACCAATATTCGCACAAAGAATATTCAAGTTCCGTTCATCATCATGTCCGCATTTATTCAAAAGGAGTTCAAAGATCACGCAAAACGGATAGGTATCACGGAATATATCACCAAACCTGCCGATCCGGCACAATTGATGGCCGTGATAAAAAAATATCTTCCACAATAG
- a CDS encoding Sb-PDE family phosphodiesterase, which yields MKTISRAFFLILCLSVFSFAHDPHKQGRKIEFPDIPGYKTMKVDLHQHTVFSDGDVWPSIRVEEAEKDNLDAISLTEHLEYQPHKEDIPHADRNRAYTLALKAAKNSKVIVINGSEITRKMPPGHSNALFLSDANKMLTPDSIEVFREAKRQGAFTFWNHPNWLGQVKDGVARLTDMHKFLLKEKLLDGIEVVNDVTYSDEALQIALDYNLTMMGASDIHGLIDWQYDVPDGGHRPITLAFAKEKTEASLKEALFDHRTVVWFNNTLIGREQFLVPLIQQSLIVESTSYYGKTSVLTVKIKNSSSTEYILENTSNYLFHDNSHIITLKANGVTKIEVKVMENLTTLDLKFKVLSAVTAPKIHPVITIPITVK from the coding sequence ATGAAAACAATATCACGCGCATTTTTTCTTATTCTTTGTCTTTCGGTATTTTCCTTTGCGCACGACCCGCACAAGCAGGGACGCAAGATTGAATTTCCCGACATTCCCGGATATAAAACAATGAAGGTCGATCTTCATCAGCACACGGTTTTTTCGGACGGCGACGTATGGCCCTCCATCCGTGTGGAAGAGGCAGAAAAAGATAATCTCGATGCTATCTCATTGACTGAACATCTGGAATACCAACCGCACAAAGAAGATATTCCACATGCAGACAGAAACCGAGCATATACTCTTGCCTTAAAAGCTGCAAAAAATTCAAAAGTTATTGTCATCAACGGTTCGGAGATTACCAGAAAAATGCCGCCGGGGCACAGCAACGCACTTTTTTTGAGCGATGCAAATAAAATGCTCACTCCTGATTCCATCGAAGTCTTTCGCGAAGCAAAACGTCAGGGGGCATTCACATTTTGGAATCATCCAAACTGGCTAGGACAGGTGAAAGACGGCGTCGCCCGGTTGACCGACATGCACAAATTTTTGTTGAAGGAAAAACTGTTGGACGGCATTGAAGTGGTAAACGACGTCACCTATTCGGATGAAGCATTGCAGATTGCGCTCGATTATAATTTGACCATGATGGGAGCATCGGATATTCACGGATTAATCGACTGGCAATATGACGTGCCAGATGGCGGTCATAGACCGATCACACTCGCATTTGCAAAAGAAAAAACCGAAGCGAGTTTAAAAGAAGCATTGTTCGATCATCGGACTGTGGTCTGGTTCAACAATACGCTGATCGGCAGAGAACAATTTCTTGTCCCTCTCATCCAGCAATCACTCATTGTAGAAAGTACATCCTATTACGGTAAGACTTCCGTTCTGACGGTGAAGATAAAAAATTCCAGCAGCACCGAATATATTTTGGAAAATACAAGCAACTACCTTTTTCATGACAACAGTCATATCATCACGCTCAAGGCAAACGGTGTCACTAAGATTGAAGTAAAGGTGATGGAGAATCTTACAACTCTCGATCTAAAATTTAAAGTCTTAAGTGCTGTAACAGCACCAAAAATACACCCGGTGATTACTATACCCATTACGGTAAAGTAA
- a CDS encoding M1 family aminopeptidase, whose translation MKTLLLFFVLLAQVTTAQVFTKLTETNGEARSKTYDVVHYKIEIAFDESKKMVIGKTTTTFVPYASNFSSVEFDAEDITVKNVMMGKKSLKYDSLAKSIKISLEKSYSYKDTLIVSIEYTAIPKRGTYFIQPDSAYPNKPWQVWTQGEDMDNHHWFPCWDFPNDKSTSEVIATVRSNYTFLSNGKLVSEKENKKGGTKTFHWVQSKPHVSYLIMFAAGEYAVLKEKSDGIPLEYYVYKHHVDDAKINYAHTALMMKFFNEKIRFKYPWDKYAQVIVADFVAGGMENTSATTLMDRITVYNARARVDESATSLVAHEMAHQWWGDVVTCKDWRHIWLNESFATYFDPLYFEYAFGKDEFINIMYSAQQTGINSDKNAGRKPIVSVGSFGANIYPRGASVLHMLRFILGDELFWKAINHYITKNQFRPVETNDFKVAIEEATGQNLYWFFDQWVYKAGYPKFDVSYTYNDSAKTIALTVKQTQTMDSLTGVFITPVDVEIVSGNKSAIHRISITQKESTYTMAVSDKPSLVLFDKDNWILKEVTYSNRALTEWAYQAEFGSDVAARKTAAVEIGKLDTAGTYIPLLSKISKNDPFWSVRQSAVIGLGTIKIVTDEKKQALIAALNDNKSKVRAAAAYQLGSIKSSDVAAALRAALNDSSYSTEANAVTALSKVDSTLAVPLIKSRLNNWSYGNQVSNAALNALARLDSVEGVATALQKVKYGAEVLGRNSAMNILKKYGKTSGEVMAMCISLLNDKSTSIRFSAVDFLGENGNESSLAPLQILADKKDDSASGAAKKAIEKINDRMKK comes from the coding sequence ATGAAAACTCTTCTTCTGTTTTTTGTTCTTCTCGCTCAAGTTACCACCGCTCAAGTCTTCACCAAACTAACCGAAACAAACGGAGAAGCGCGAAGTAAAACGTACGATGTAGTTCACTACAAAATCGAAATCGCGTTCGATGAATCGAAAAAGATGGTGATCGGTAAAACGACAACGACATTCGTTCCGTACGCCTCCAACTTTTCATCGGTGGAATTCGATGCCGAAGATATCACCGTGAAGAACGTGATGATGGGAAAGAAATCGTTGAAATACGATTCACTTGCGAAAAGCATAAAAATATCGTTGGAGAAGTCGTATTCCTATAAAGATACTCTTATCGTGTCAATCGAGTATACTGCTATTCCTAAACGAGGCACATACTTTATCCAACCGGACTCGGCTTATCCAAACAAACCGTGGCAGGTGTGGACGCAGGGTGAAGATATGGACAACCATCATTGGTTTCCTTGCTGGGATTTTCCGAACGACAAATCGACAAGCGAAGTGATTGCAACGGTAAGGAGCAATTACACATTTCTTTCCAACGGAAAATTGGTAAGCGAAAAAGAAAATAAAAAGGGAGGAACAAAAACATTCCATTGGGTGCAGTCAAAACCGCACGTTTCGTATTTGATTATGTTTGCTGCCGGAGAGTACGCTGTGTTGAAAGAAAAATCGGACGGTATTCCGCTGGAATATTACGTGTATAAACACCATGTAGATGATGCAAAAATAAATTACGCTCACACCGCGCTGATGATGAAATTCTTTAACGAAAAGATCAGATTCAAATATCCGTGGGACAAATATGCTCAGGTAATCGTTGCCGATTTTGTTGCGGGAGGAATGGAAAACACTTCTGCCACAACATTGATGGACAGAATCACCGTGTATAATGCCCGTGCGCGTGTTGATGAATCCGCGACAAGTCTTGTAGCACACGAAATGGCGCACCAATGGTGGGGAGATGTTGTCACGTGTAAGGATTGGCGGCACATTTGGCTAAACGAAAGTTTCGCCACTTATTTCGATCCGCTTTACTTTGAATATGCGTTCGGTAAAGATGAATTCATCAACATTATGTATTCTGCTCAACAGACCGGCATCAACAGCGACAAGAATGCCGGACGAAAGCCCATTGTCAGCGTCGGATCCTTTGGCGCAAATATTTATCCCCGCGGCGCATCGGTCTTGCATATGCTCCGATTTATTCTTGGAGACGAACTCTTCTGGAAAGCGATTAACCATTACATTACCAAAAACCAGTTCCGTCCCGTAGAAACGAACGATTTTAAAGTGGCAATTGAAGAGGCAACTGGGCAAAATCTTTATTGGTTTTTCGATCAATGGGTGTACAAAGCGGGATATCCAAAATTTGATGTATCCTATACCTATAACGATTCTGCCAAAACGATTGCGCTCACCGTAAAACAGACGCAGACAATGGATAGTTTAACGGGCGTTTTTATCACTCCCGTTGATGTAGAAATTGTGAGTGGAAATAAAAGCGCAATACATCGCATCAGCATCACTCAAAAAGAATCGACCTATACGATGGCGGTTTCCGATAAACCATCGTTGGTCCTTTTTGACAAAGACAATTGGATTTTAAAAGAAGTGACATACTCCAATCGAGCTTTAACGGAATGGGCTTATCAGGCGGAGTTTGGAAGCGACGTGGCTGCGCGAAAAACTGCTGCGGTTGAAATAGGAAAACTTGATACGGCAGGAACATATATTCCCCTTCTTTCAAAAATTTCGAAGAACGATCCGTTCTGGAGCGTGCGTCAATCTGCTGTTATTGGACTGGGAACAATAAAAATTGTAACGGATGAAAAGAAACAGGCATTAATCGCCGCGCTCAACGACAATAAATCGAAGGTTCGCGCAGCTGCCGCATACCAACTCGGAAGTATCAAATCCAGCGATGTTGCCGCTGCACTTCGCGCTGCTCTGAACGATTCCAGTTATTCCACCGAAGCAAATGCGGTGACGGCACTATCAAAAGTGGATTCCACTCTTGCCGTTCCATTGATTAAATCGAGATTAAATAATTGGTCGTACGGTAATCAGGTTTCCAATGCCGCGTTGAATGCTCTTGCGAGACTTGACTCGGTTGAAGGTGTTGCAACAGCATTACAAAAAGTGAAATACGGCGCTGAAGTGTTAGGAAGAAACAGTGCCATGAATATCCTGAAGAAATACGGCAAAACGAGTGGAGAAGTAATGGCAATGTGTATTTCGCTGCTGAATGACAAATCAACAAGCATCAGATTTAGCGCTGTGGATTTTCTCGGTGAGAATGGCAATGAGTCTTCCCTTGCACCGCTGCAGATTCTTGCCGACAAAAAAGATGACAGCGCAAGCGGAGCGGCAAAAAAAGCAATTGAAAAGATTAATGACCGAATGAAAAAATAA